The Exiguobacterium aurantiacum DSM 6208 genome includes a window with the following:
- the thiD gene encoding bifunctional hydroxymethylpyrimidine kinase/phosphomethylpyrimidine kinase — protein sequence MKRTQVLTIAGSDSGGGAGIQADLKTFQELGVFGTSVLTAVTAQNTRGVHGVEAVSAELLAQQLDAIGSDFSIEACKTGMLFDASRIETVASGVKRHAFKQLVVDPVMIAKGGASLLQDTAVDALKTSLLPLATVVTPNVPEAEVLTGLTIRSFQDRFEAAERILSLGAKAVVLKGGHLEGERAEDLVLTASEAFLVSAPRIQTFDTHGTGCTFSAALTAELAKGRPIIEATVTAKRFIQSAIAHGLDIGAGHGPTNHWAYGTYGEEGVTLETITTSRAR from the coding sequence ATGAAGCGCACACAAGTGTTGACGATCGCCGGTTCCGACTCAGGCGGCGGCGCCGGCATTCAAGCCGACTTGAAGACGTTCCAAGAGCTCGGTGTATTCGGCACGAGCGTCTTGACGGCAGTCACGGCTCAAAACACACGAGGTGTGCATGGCGTTGAAGCGGTCTCGGCCGAACTGCTCGCGCAACAACTCGATGCGATCGGTTCCGATTTTTCAATCGAGGCGTGCAAGACCGGGATGTTGTTCGATGCGAGCCGAATCGAGACCGTCGCTTCCGGCGTGAAGCGGCATGCGTTCAAACAGCTCGTCGTCGACCCGGTCATGATCGCAAAAGGTGGGGCGTCCCTGCTTCAAGACACAGCCGTCGACGCGCTCAAGACGTCCTTGCTGCCGCTCGCGACGGTCGTCACGCCGAACGTGCCGGAAGCGGAGGTGTTGACGGGTTTGACGATTCGTTCATTTCAAGACCGTTTTGAGGCTGCGGAACGGATCTTGTCACTAGGCGCGAAGGCGGTCGTCTTAAAAGGGGGACATCTCGAAGGGGAACGTGCCGAAGACCTCGTCTTGACGGCGTCAGAGGCTTTCCTCGTCTCGGCACCTCGTATCCAGACGTTTGACACGCACGGCACCGGGTGTACGTTCTCGGCGGCGCTTACGGCCGAGCTCGCCAAAGGTCGTCCGATCATCGAGGCGACCGTGACGGCGAAGCGGTTCATCCAAAGCGCGATCGCGCACGGTCTCGATATCGGTGCCGGACATGGGCCGACGAACCACTGGGCGTACGGCACGTATGGAGAGGAGGGTGTGACGCTTGAAACGATCACGACAAGCCGGGCTCGCTGA
- the thiE gene encoding thiamine phosphate synthase: MKRSRQAGLAERLELYFICGTTNTKDIFRTVETALQCGVTCFQFREKGKEALYGDEKEAVARALFQLCRTYGVPFIVNDDVDLALKLDADGVHVGQEDVSAHRVRQMIGADKWLGVSVHSLEEAATAIEHADYVGIGPVLPTDSKEDAGEVNGTTLIREVRAAYRELPIVGIGGIRPEHVEEIRRDGADGVAIISAIASAPDVAAATRRFKCL; this comes from the coding sequence TTGAAACGATCACGACAAGCCGGGCTCGCTGAACGGCTAGAGCTTTACTTCATCTGTGGGACGACGAACACGAAAGATATCTTCCGGACGGTCGAGACGGCACTCCAATGTGGCGTTACATGTTTCCAATTTCGCGAAAAAGGAAAAGAGGCACTGTATGGAGATGAAAAAGAAGCGGTGGCCCGAGCGTTGTTTCAACTTTGTCGCACGTACGGTGTGCCGTTTATCGTAAACGACGACGTCGACTTGGCATTGAAACTCGATGCGGACGGGGTACATGTCGGTCAAGAAGATGTGTCAGCCCATCGCGTCAGACAGATGATCGGGGCAGACAAATGGCTCGGGGTTTCGGTGCATTCGCTCGAAGAAGCGGCGACGGCCATCGAGCATGCGGACTACGTCGGCATCGGACCCGTCTTGCCGACGGACTCGAAAGAGGACGCCGGTGAAGTGAACGGCACGACGCTCATCCGTGAAGTGCGGGCGGCGTATCGGGAGCTCCCGATCGTGGGGATCGGGGGCATTCGGCCTGAGCACGTCGAAGAGATTCGACGTGACGGGGCCGACGGGGTCGCCATCATCTCGGCCATCGCTTCGGCGCCGGACGTGGCAGCAGCCACACGACGTTTCAAGTGTCTCTGA
- a CDS encoding SDR family oxidoreductase, translated as MNVFVIGANGQIGKQLVERLHEEGKHDVTAMVRKEEQLEDFKNKGYQAVLGDLEGDVANLTDAIGNADVVVFAAGSGGNTGADKTLLIDLDGAAKSIEAAKQQDVKQFVMVSALKAEDRSAWPDEMKPYYVAKHHADRLLEESGLTYTIVRPGALTDDAGTGKVKTGDVSTGEVPRADVAAFLAHVIGHDAAYNKAIDLVKGDTAIEDTL; from the coding sequence ATGAACGTATTTGTAATTGGTGCAAACGGACAGATTGGGAAACAGCTCGTCGAACGCTTACATGAGGAAGGTAAGCATGACGTGACGGCGATGGTACGAAAAGAAGAACAGCTTGAGGATTTTAAAAACAAGGGCTATCAGGCCGTGCTCGGTGACCTTGAAGGCGATGTCGCGAACTTGACGGACGCTATCGGCAACGCCGACGTCGTCGTGTTCGCAGCCGGTTCTGGCGGGAACACCGGAGCCGATAAGACGTTGTTGATCGATTTAGACGGCGCAGCGAAAAGCATCGAAGCCGCGAAACAACAAGACGTGAAGCAATTCGTCATGGTGAGCGCGTTGAAAGCGGAAGACCGTTCGGCATGGCCGGATGAGATGAAACCATATTACGTCGCGAAACATCACGCGGACCGTCTGCTCGAAGAGAGCGGATTGACATACACGATCGTTCGTCCAGGTGCGCTCACGGATGACGCTGGCACCGGAAAAGTGAAGACGGGCGACGTGTCGACCGGTGAAGTTCCACGCGCCGACGTGGCGGCTTTCCTCGCCCACGTGATCGGACATGATGCGGCTTACAATAAAGCAATCGACCTCGTCAAAGGTGACACGGCGATTGAAGACACACTATAA
- a CDS encoding diguanylate cyclase domain-containing protein, producing the protein MTALFTYMVVYLLPAFLLSHLALDVLLRNPRRVEHRLLSLFVFGYAMLFMAEFGRHLSPIELSPAFVTYWFGNAGILIFVCSVHFIFKVTGVGARLPKWLYPYVLYLPLIPVALTFIRQENIINSQRFDQVGIWLYPEFNASYLITMTIGNVFHFLIVLLLIYALKRAERTEHQRVLRMLIWTALAVLVWDIVFGYFQFRGVMPPYGYMYGGLVWAVALVVAMNRLDFLASYAKRYGTLYNLNPSAILLVDDTGRIESANPAARMLFHTVRVVNERFVDLLPEKKREEWCHHYRQHFQAQKKFLEFETKIQTKTGQERYVVIDGDFVYIDQKVHGMILIRDVHSFKEAEQTIRFFAYHDPLTKLANRRAFYEQADQALLQADTLALIILDLDGFKGINDTYGHQVGDEFLIHLGTVLESVTPENGLASRVGGDEFYIFLTDVTEPRLIDFVTRLQRTLSEESFLLGRQSIPIRASIGVSLSPGQGVDLDTLIHKADQAMYQIKQDGKNDYAIYDDVLHGPK; encoded by the coding sequence ATGACCGCACTGTTTACGTATATGGTCGTTTATCTCTTACCGGCCTTCTTGCTCAGCCATCTCGCGCTAGATGTGTTACTTCGAAATCCTAGACGAGTCGAACATCGGCTGCTCAGTCTGTTCGTTTTTGGTTATGCGATGCTCTTCATGGCAGAGTTCGGGCGCCACTTGTCGCCGATTGAGCTCAGTCCGGCCTTCGTGACGTACTGGTTCGGAAACGCTGGGATTTTGATTTTTGTATGCTCGGTCCACTTTATCTTTAAAGTGACCGGTGTCGGAGCCAGACTTCCGAAATGGCTCTACCCATATGTCCTTTATTTACCGCTCATTCCGGTCGCCTTGACGTTCATCCGTCAAGAGAACATCATCAACAGCCAACGGTTCGACCAAGTCGGGATTTGGCTATACCCCGAGTTCAACGCCTCGTATTTGATCACGATGACAATCGGGAACGTGTTCCACTTTCTCATCGTCCTTTTGCTTATCTATGCACTCAAACGAGCAGAACGAACCGAGCATCAGCGTGTTCTGAGGATGCTCATTTGGACGGCACTCGCCGTCCTCGTCTGGGACATCGTGTTCGGTTATTTCCAATTCCGCGGTGTCATGCCGCCGTACGGTTATATGTATGGAGGTCTCGTGTGGGCCGTCGCGCTCGTCGTGGCGATGAATCGCCTCGACTTTTTGGCCTCGTACGCGAAACGATACGGGACGCTCTACAATTTGAACCCGTCCGCGATTTTGCTCGTCGATGACACCGGGCGCATCGAGAGCGCCAACCCGGCCGCCCGGATGTTGTTCCATACGGTCCGGGTCGTCAACGAACGTTTCGTCGACTTGTTGCCGGAGAAAAAGCGGGAAGAGTGGTGTCATCATTACCGCCAGCACTTCCAAGCACAAAAGAAATTTCTGGAGTTCGAGACGAAGATTCAAACGAAGACGGGGCAAGAGCGTTATGTCGTCATCGATGGCGACTTCGTCTATATCGATCAAAAAGTCCACGGCATGATCCTCATCCGGGACGTGCACTCGTTCAAAGAGGCCGAACAGACGATTCGCTTTTTCGCGTATCACGACCCGCTCACGAAACTCGCCAACCGCCGTGCGTTTTATGAGCAAGCCGATCAAGCATTGCTTCAAGCGGACACACTTGCCCTCATCATCCTCGACCTTGATGGGTTCAAAGGCATCAACGACACGTACGGTCATCAAGTCGGCGATGAGTTCCTCATTCATCTCGGGACGGTGCTCGAATCGGTCACACCGGAAAATGGTCTGGCTTCACGGGTCGGCGGCGACGAGTTCTACATCTTCTTGACAGATGTGACAGAGCCTCGTCTCATCGATTTTGTCACACGGCTGCAACGGACGCTCAGCGAGGAGTCGTTCTTGCTCGGACGGCAATCGATCCCGATTCGGGCGAGCATCGGTGTGAGCCTCTCTCCGGGGCAAGGGGTCGACCTCGATACGCTCATTCATAAAGCCGATCAGGCGATGTATCAAATCAAGCAAGACGGAAAAAACGACTACGCGATTTATGACGACGTGTTACATGGTCCGAAATAA
- a CDS encoding OsmC family protein codes for MSEKPLVTMRAEGESTGVKTTVHVRDLAPFIVDEPERLGGTDAGPNPLEYLLGALSSCTTIMIAYVAQDQNFDYDGVTFVTEGTLDPRGFQGVEGVRTYFENVHVNIVLETVESDERIAELQKGVEARCPIHNLMHAADVDITATWTRK; via the coding sequence ATGTCAGAGAAACCGTTAGTGACGATGCGCGCTGAAGGAGAATCGACCGGGGTGAAGACGACGGTGCACGTCCGTGACTTGGCTCCGTTCATCGTCGATGAACCGGAGCGGCTCGGCGGCACCGACGCCGGACCGAACCCGCTCGAGTATTTACTTGGTGCCTTGTCGTCGTGTACGACGATCATGATCGCCTACGTCGCCCAGGACCAGAACTTTGACTATGATGGTGTGACGTTCGTGACCGAAGGGACGCTCGACCCGCGCGGCTTCCAAGGCGTCGAAGGGGTGCGGACGTATTTTGAGAACGTACACGTCAACATCGTGCTCGAAACGGTCGAATCGGATGAACGGATTGCGGAGCTTCAAAAAGGTGTCGAGGCGAGGTGTCCGATCCACAATTTGATGCACGCGGCCGATGTCGACATCACGGCGACGTGGACGCGAAAGTAA
- a CDS encoding GNAT family N-acetyltransferase, whose translation MNVQPMTDEDARAIQTWTYEAPYDFYNQTPSEAGIKELMAYQAVHETGELIGFYCLGRYAQVPNDTYVYDDTHIDLGLGMRPDLTGQGRGRRFLDAVLFEAKRAEKPVRLTVASFNRRAVRLYEGAGFRQIASFEKGTTRFLIMVN comes from the coding sequence ATGAACGTCCAACCGATGACAGACGAAGACGCCCGCGCGATTCAAACGTGGACGTACGAAGCACCATATGATTTTTATAACCAGACTCCTTCTGAGGCAGGCATCAAGGAACTGATGGCTTATCAAGCTGTTCATGAAACAGGTGAACTGATCGGCTTTTATTGCCTCGGGCGGTACGCCCAAGTGCCGAACGATACATACGTGTACGACGATACGCACATCGACCTCGGTCTCGGCATGCGTCCGGACTTGACCGGGCAAGGCCGCGGACGCCGTTTCCTCGATGCGGTGCTGTTTGAGGCGAAACGGGCCGAGAAGCCCGTCCGGCTCACCGTCGCGTCGTTCAACCGACGAGCCGTTCGGCTGTACGAGGGCGCCGGCTTCCGGCAAATCGCATCATTTGAGAAAGGCACGACCCGCTTCCTCATCATGGTGAACTGA
- a CDS encoding DUF4385 domain-containing protein, whose protein sequence is MPFDYDLDFDTIDFREQPELYRVGRGEQGVLLVEPYKSEILPHWRFKTPDIATQSADEIMELFETYRKNDDFVGMDMARKFIQMGYTRARRYANYKGGRKYKDDGDIHEREIDEEKAESARIFKERWDQIRADEDYLKRKKAHQRQYG, encoded by the coding sequence ATGCCATTTGATTATGATTTAGATTTTGATACGATCGACTTTCGGGAACAGCCCGAACTATATCGTGTCGGCCGCGGTGAACAAGGGGTGCTCCTCGTCGAACCTTACAAAAGCGAGATTCTGCCCCACTGGCGCTTCAAGACACCGGACATCGCGACACAATCGGCGGACGAGATCATGGAGCTGTTTGAAACTTACCGGAAGAACGATGATTTCGTCGGCATGGACATGGCCCGCAAGTTCATTCAGATGGGCTATACGCGGGCCCGTCGCTACGCCAACTACAAAGGCGGACGCAAATACAAAGACGACGGCGATATCCACGAGCGTGAGATCGATGAAGAAAAAGCCGAGTCGGCCCGCATCTTCAAAGAGCGCTGGGATCAAATCCGGGCCGACGAGGACTATTTGAAACGAAAGAAAGCCCATCAACGTCAATACGGTTGA
- a CDS encoding GNAT family N-acetyltransferase, protein MIQLETERLRLRAFHLDDAEAMYPYAKDDRVGPNAGWAPHRSIEETRAVIRMFQADQDVWAITLKETDEVIGTIGLHDRRPDPNIQHEAQREIGYVLNPTYWGQGYIPEAVRAMLRHGFEDLGLERIWCGHFDFNDQSRRVVEKCGFVFSFTTLQQLTRLDGRTVASLVYVITKEDYMNRLAL, encoded by the coding sequence ATGATTCAACTAGAGACAGAACGTTTGCGGCTTCGCGCGTTTCACCTCGATGACGCGGAGGCGATGTATCCGTACGCGAAAGACGACCGGGTCGGTCCGAACGCGGGATGGGCGCCCCACCGATCAATCGAGGAGACACGCGCTGTCATTCGAATGTTTCAAGCCGATCAAGACGTATGGGCCATCACGCTGAAAGAGACGGATGAGGTCATCGGGACGATCGGTTTACACGACCGGCGACCGGACCCAAATATTCAGCACGAGGCGCAGCGTGAGATCGGTTACGTATTGAATCCGACATATTGGGGACAAGGCTACATCCCGGAAGCGGTGCGCGCGATGTTGCGCCACGGGTTTGAAGATCTTGGACTCGAGCGCATCTGGTGCGGTCATTTTGACTTCAATGACCAGTCCCGTCGCGTTGTCGAGAAATGTGGATTCGTCTTTTCGTTCACGACGTTGCAACAACTGACACGGCTCGACGGCCGGACGGTGGCAAGTCTCGTTTACGTCATCACAAAGGAAGACTATATGAACCGCTTGGCTCTGTGA
- a CDS encoding LacI family DNA-binding transcriptional regulator has protein sequence MATIKQVAKQANVSVATVSRVMNNNGYVSAEARAAVEQAIADLDYAPNRVARSLFTKTSGLIGLIMPDITNPFFPQLARAIEDVANRHGYQVVLCNTDEQLEKEQSYLIALQTMHADGLIITTNHSDNPNYEKLDLPMVALDRIVKSGIDAVISDGYEGGRLAAEALIASGATRLAHIGGPEQLQTVKRRTDGFVDVAGDQIVGMTRSSFAFKDALVAAQHLFDEHWPFDGVFAANDVIAAAVLQEAVRRNVRVPVELQVIGYDGIELGEMTSPPLTTISQPIYEMGRLATERLLDLIEKKDTAPKEILLPVTLTERQTTKRKGQDR, from the coding sequence ATGGCGACAATTAAACAAGTGGCGAAACAGGCGAACGTCTCGGTCGCGACGGTATCACGTGTCATGAACAACAACGGCTACGTGAGCGCGGAAGCACGGGCCGCCGTCGAGCAGGCCATCGCCGACCTCGATTACGCACCGAACCGTGTCGCACGGTCCTTATTTACAAAGACGTCCGGGTTGATCGGCTTGATCATGCCCGATATCACGAATCCGTTCTTTCCCCAGTTGGCACGTGCGATTGAGGATGTGGCCAACCGGCACGGGTATCAAGTCGTCCTGTGCAATACGGACGAGCAGTTAGAAAAAGAACAGTCGTATCTCATCGCCTTGCAGACGATGCACGCCGACGGGTTGATCATCACGACGAACCATTCGGACAATCCGAACTATGAAAAACTCGACTTGCCGATGGTGGCGCTCGACCGAATCGTGAAATCGGGGATTGATGCCGTCATCTCGGACGGTTATGAAGGCGGGCGGCTCGCGGCAGAAGCGCTCATCGCATCCGGTGCGACGAGGCTCGCCCATATCGGGGGACCTGAGCAACTGCAGACGGTGAAGCGCCGGACCGATGGCTTTGTCGATGTGGCCGGCGACCAAATCGTCGGGATGACCCGATCGAGCTTCGCGTTCAAAGACGCGCTCGTCGCGGCGCAGCATCTGTTTGACGAACATTGGCCGTTTGACGGCGTCTTCGCCGCCAATGATGTCATCGCCGCAGCGGTGCTTCAAGAAGCGGTCCGGCGAAACGTCCGCGTGCCAGTAGAGTTACAAGTAATCGGATACGACGGCATCGAGCTCGGCGAGATGACGTCCCCGCCGCTCACGACGATTTCGCAACCGATCTATGAGATGGGTCGACTCGCGACAGAGCGGCTGCTCGATTTGATTGAGAAGAAAGACACTGCGCCAAAAGAAATTTTATTGCCGGTCACCTTAACGGAGCGGCAGACGACGAAACGGAAGGGGCAAGACAGATGA
- a CDS encoding ribokinase: MKRIVVIGSISMDLVVTTDKRPLAGETVIGNTFQTVPGGKGANQAVAAARLGGTVEMVGCVGDDAFGTSIRQNFETHRVGTRHLQTVGEDVTGTAHIVLAEGDNSIVVVQSANKHVRFTEGELDALLDSETLVLLQLEIPLETVEHVSSYCRKHNIPVLLNPAPSQPLTAELLDNVTYVTPNEHECRDLFGDVPIEDVLRRYPNKLLVTEGVRGIRFFDGETIQHIPAIRADVVDTTGAGDTFNGGLAVGLIEGHTLLEAARFAVVASGMSVEGFGAQGGMPTRDEVLMRLERV, encoded by the coding sequence ATGAAGCGAATTGTAGTGATCGGAAGCATCTCGATGGATTTGGTCGTCACGACGGACAAACGTCCGCTCGCCGGAGAGACGGTCATCGGGAACACGTTTCAAACGGTCCCGGGCGGAAAAGGCGCCAATCAGGCGGTCGCCGCCGCACGACTAGGCGGTACGGTCGAAATGGTCGGATGTGTCGGCGACGATGCGTTCGGCACGAGCATCCGCCAAAACTTTGAGACGCATCGTGTCGGCACACGTCACTTGCAGACGGTTGGGGAAGACGTGACCGGCACGGCGCATATCGTGCTTGCCGAAGGCGACAACTCGATCGTCGTCGTCCAGTCAGCGAACAAGCACGTCCGTTTCACCGAGGGAGAACTCGACGCACTGCTCGACAGCGAGACGCTCGTCTTGTTGCAACTCGAGATCCCGCTTGAGACGGTCGAACACGTAAGTTCCTACTGTCGGAAACACAACATCCCGGTGCTGTTGAATCCGGCGCCGTCGCAACCGCTCACGGCAGAACTGCTCGACAACGTGACGTATGTGACACCGAACGAACACGAGTGCCGTGACTTGTTCGGGGACGTGCCAATCGAGGACGTGTTGCGCCGATATCCAAACAAATTGCTTGTGACAGAAGGGGTCAGAGGGATTCGCTTCTTCGATGGTGAGACGATTCAACACATTCCGGCCATCCGCGCGGACGTCGTCGATACGACGGGCGCTGGCGACACGTTCAACGGCGGGCTCGCGGTCGGCCTCATCGAAGGCCATACGCTACTCGAGGCGGCGCGGTTTGCCGTCGTCGCATCAGGCATGAGCGTAGAAGGGTTCGGCGCCCAAGGCGGGATGCCGACACGAGATGAAGTTTTGATGCGATTGGAGCGAGTGTGA
- the rbsD gene encoding D-ribose pyranase yields the protein MKKLGILNSHLTKVFADLGHTDKVVIADCGLPIPNGVERVDLALRLGEPSFLDVLDAVEADMVIEQITVADEVFTENEAIAKALTERFDTVKTCSHEDFKREVATAKVVIRTGEATPYANVILHAGVIF from the coding sequence ATGAAGAAATTAGGTATTTTGAACAGTCACTTGACGAAAGTATTCGCCGATCTCGGCCATACCGATAAAGTCGTCATCGCCGACTGCGGATTGCCGATTCCGAATGGGGTCGAACGCGTCGATTTGGCGCTCCGACTCGGGGAACCTTCGTTTCTCGATGTGTTGGACGCGGTCGAGGCGGATATGGTCATCGAACAGATCACGGTCGCCGATGAGGTGTTCACGGAAAATGAGGCAATCGCCAAGGCGTTGACCGAACGGTTCGACACGGTAAAGACGTGTTCGCATGAGGACTTCAAACGGGAAGTCGCCACGGCCAAAGTCGTCATCCGCACAGGAGAGGCGACACCATACGCTAACGTCATCTTGCACGCGGGCGTCATCTTTTAA
- a CDS encoding sugar ABC transporter ATP-binding protein — protein MHIELKRIHKSFGPVSVLKGVDFELLPGEIHALMGENGAGKSTLMKVMTGLHAQDEGEVVIDGAVRQFKHPKEAEREGIAFIHQELNILPELTVTENLFLGRELTGAFGVIKQQEMKRRAREYLAELNVFMEVDELAKNLSVGQQQMIEIAKALMTDAKVIVMDEPTAALTDREIRALFAVSRALRDQGVSIIYISHRMEEIFELCDRITVLRDGLSIGTHRIVDTSFEEIVKEMVGREIGERYPDRTATIGDVVLEVNGLIGNRFHNVSFDVRAGEIVGFSGLMGAGRTEVMRALFGADRAKAGVVKLNGKEVRIKKPADAIAHGIAFLTEDRKGEGLLLDFSLRENLSLPTLDRRAKGTIISRQAEEEFADGYLKKLRVKHHSMEQKVKSLSGGNQQKVVLGKWLGVEPDVLILDEPTRGVDVGAKKEIYTIMSELAESGVAIIMVSSDLPEVLGMSDRIVVMREGVVTGTLAKHEATQERVMTYATGGQ, from the coding sequence ATGCATATCGAATTGAAACGCATCCATAAATCGTTCGGTCCGGTCAGTGTCTTGAAAGGTGTCGATTTCGAACTGTTGCCTGGTGAGATTCATGCCTTGATGGGGGAGAACGGGGCCGGGAAATCAACGCTCATGAAAGTGATGACCGGGCTTCACGCCCAGGATGAAGGAGAAGTCGTCATCGACGGTGCGGTCCGTCAATTCAAACATCCGAAAGAAGCGGAGCGGGAAGGCATCGCCTTTATCCATCAAGAGTTGAATATTTTGCCGGAATTGACCGTGACGGAGAACTTGTTTCTCGGTCGCGAGTTGACAGGGGCGTTCGGCGTCATCAAACAACAAGAGATGAAGCGTCGGGCACGTGAATATTTGGCCGAGCTGAACGTGTTCATGGAAGTCGATGAACTCGCGAAAAATTTATCGGTCGGGCAGCAGCAGATGATCGAGATCGCCAAGGCGCTCATGACGGACGCGAAAGTGATCGTCATGGATGAACCGACGGCAGCACTCACCGACCGCGAGATTCGTGCCCTGTTCGCGGTCTCACGGGCACTTCGTGACCAAGGTGTCTCCATCATTTACATCTCGCACCGAATGGAAGAGATCTTTGAACTGTGCGACCGGATCACCGTGCTTCGTGACGGGCTTTCGATCGGGACACATCGCATCGTAGACACGTCATTTGAAGAGATCGTCAAAGAGATGGTCGGCCGAGAGATTGGCGAGCGTTACCCGGATCGGACGGCGACGATCGGTGACGTCGTGCTCGAAGTCAATGGATTGATAGGTAACCGGTTCCACAATGTCTCGTTCGATGTCCGTGCCGGCGAGATCGTCGGATTCTCCGGGCTCATGGGGGCCGGGCGCACGGAAGTGATGCGCGCCTTGTTCGGGGCGGACCGGGCGAAAGCTGGCGTCGTCAAACTGAACGGAAAAGAAGTGCGCATCAAGAAGCCTGCTGACGCCATTGCTCACGGCATCGCTTTCTTGACGGAAGACCGCAAAGGCGAAGGGTTGTTGCTCGACTTCTCGCTCCGAGAAAACCTCTCGCTCCCGACGCTCGATCGGCGAGCGAAAGGGACGATCATCTCACGGCAAGCGGAAGAAGAGTTCGCGGACGGCTATTTGAAAAAGCTACGTGTCAAACACCATTCGATGGAACAAAAAGTGAAGTCGCTCTCGGGCGGGAATCAACAAAAAGTCGTGCTCGGGAAGTGGCTCGGTGTTGAACCAGACGTCCTCATCCTTGATGAGCCGACGCGCGGTGTCGATGTCGGCGCCAAGAAAGAGATTTACACGATCATGAGCGAACTCGCCGAGTCAGGCGTCGCCATCATCATGGTGTCATCGGATTTACCGGAAGTGCTCGGGATGAGCGACCGCATCGTCGTCATGCGCGAAGGGGTCGTCACCGGGACGCTCGCGAAACATGAGGCGACACAAGAGCGCGTCATGACTTATGCGACAGGAGGACAGTAA
- a CDS encoding ABC transporter permease subunit, translating to MELKAATALNRPQKLGWGQKLGPLFGLLVIIVVVTALEPGFLSLNNIFNVLRQVSINALIAFGMTFVILTGGIDLSVGSILALSSAFVAGMMVDGQHAVMAIALGLIAGALLGAFNGAVITYGKVAPFIATLATMTIYRGMTLVYTDGRPITGLGDSTWFEMLGRGYFWIIPVPAVTMLIAFGVLYFILKKTTFGRHTYAIGGNEEAAKLMGIGVNKVKVMIYSLSGMLAALAGIILTSRLNSAQPTAGTSYELDAIAAVVLGGTSLAGGRGWIVGTLIGALIIGTLNNGLNLLGVSSFFQLVVKGAVILFAVLLDRKQNA from the coding sequence ATGGAATTGAAAGCAGCGACTGCATTAAACCGACCGCAAAAGCTCGGCTGGGGACAAAAGCTAGGTCCGTTGTTCGGACTGCTCGTCATCATCGTCGTCGTGACGGCGCTTGAGCCAGGGTTCCTTTCGCTCAACAACATCTTTAACGTCTTACGCCAAGTATCGATCAACGCGCTCATCGCGTTCGGGATGACGTTCGTCATCTTGACGGGGGGGATCGACTTGTCGGTCGGCTCGATTTTGGCGCTCTCGTCGGCGTTCGTCGCCGGGATGATGGTCGATGGGCAACACGCCGTCATGGCGATCGCACTCGGATTGATCGCCGGGGCGTTACTCGGGGCGTTCAACGGGGCCGTCATCACGTATGGGAAAGTGGCGCCGTTCATCGCGACGCTTGCCACGATGACAATCTATCGGGGGATGACGCTCGTCTATACGGACGGTCGTCCGATCACGGGGCTTGGTGACTCGACGTGGTTCGAGATGCTCGGCCGCGGCTACTTCTGGATTATCCCGGTACCGGCCGTCACAATGTTGATCGCGTTCGGGGTGTTGTACTTCATCTTGAAGAAAACGACGTTCGGTCGTCATACGTACGCTATCGGTGGCAACGAGGAAGCCGCGAAGCTGATGGGAATCGGCGTCAACAAAGTGAAAGTCATGATTTACTCATTATCCGGCATGCTCGCCGCACTCGCCGGCATCATCTTGACGTCACGTCTGAACTCGGCGCAACCAACAGCCGGGACGTCATATGAGCTCGATGCGATTGCAGCCGTCGTCCTCGGGGGGACAAGTTTAGCTGGCGGTCGCGGATGGATTGTCGGGACGCTCATTGGAGCGCTCATTATCGGAACGTTGAACAACGGCTTGAACTTGCTCGGGGTCTCATCGTTCTTCCAACTCGTCGTCAAAGGTGCCGTCATCTTGTTCGCGGTACTACTTGATCGAAAACAAAATGCGTAA